In Panacibacter microcysteis, the genomic stretch TTTTTGAACTGTTTTTCAACAACTTACATTTTAATTCCTATTAAATCTATGGGATTTATATAAATTTAATTTTTTAGTGTAGTTTTGGCTTCTATTTTTACATCCTTCACAGCCGCATGCTGGAAGGAATTGGAATAGCAGCTATTACCAGGAACAAGTCCGAACCGATTGATTAACCAAAGAAATTTTTAACCAGAACTATCAAAACAAAATCTATGAGGCGTGCATTTTTATTGATCGTGCTGATGCTACCCGTACTGGCATTTGCACAACAAACATTCAAAGGAAAGGTCGTCAACGACAACAACAAAGGCCTGTCATTTGCGAGTGTGGCTTTAAAGAATTCCAAACAAGGTGTGGTAACAGATTCATCAGGAAACTTTTCTATAACAATAGACAGGAAACCACCATTTGTACTGCTTATCTCTTCTGTTGGTTATACACCGCAGGAATTTATAGTGAAAGACGCAGGCATAAACAACGTGGTGATACAACTGGATGCAGCTTTCCAGACCGATACGGTGATCATCACTTCCAGAAGGAGAAGAGAAGTATTGCAGGATGTGCCTATTCCTATTACAGTGGTTACCGGCAAACAGGTAGAAGACGCAGGCGCATTTAATGTTAACCGCCTGAAAGAACTGATACCTTCAGTACAACTTTATTCATCTAACCCGAGAAATACCGCATTGAACATACGCGGCCAGGGTACCACGTTCGGGCTTACCAATGATGGTATTGAACCCGGTGTTGGATTTTATGTAGATGGCGTATACTATGCAAGACCTGCAGCAACCACGCTTGACTTTATAGATGTGGAGCGCGTAGAAGTATTGCGCGGCCCGCAGGGCACGTTGTTTGGAAAGAACACCACTGCAGGGGCATTTAACGTTACTACCCGCAGGCCAACATTTAAACCAGGCGCCAACTTCGAAGTTAGTTATGGCAACTATGGCTATATACAGGCCAAAGCCTCTGTAACAGGCGGCATAACCAAAAAACTTGCCGGCCGTCTTTCTTTCTCCGGTACACAAAGAGACGGGCTGATCGAAAATGTGCGTACACAGAAATTTACCAATGACCTGAATAATCTTGGCTTCAGGGCGCAGTTGTTATATACACCATCTGATAAAGTAGACATTATTTTTGCAGGTGATGCAACGATACAAAGACCGGATGGTTATGCACAGGTAATTGCCGGTGTTGCCCCTACGTTAAGGGCAGGTTACCGCCAGTTTGATTCAATTATTGCAGACCTGAAATACCAGTTGCCCAGCCGCAACCCTTTTGACAGGAAGATCGATCATAACACACCATGGAGATCGAACAATGACCTGGGTGGTGCATCGGTAAACATTGATATAAAGCTTGGTTCGGGAACGCTTACTTCTACAACGGCGTGGCGCTACTGGCTGTGGGATCCTTCCAACGACAGGGATTTTACAGGCCTGGCAGTGTTAACTTATTCGCAGGCTCCTTCCAAACACCACCAGTGGTCGCAGGAAATACGCTATGCAGGTAATATCTCTTCCAGGTTAAACATTGTGGCCGGTTTATTTGGTATCAGCCAGAATTTAAAAACCGATCCTTACCACACGGAAGAATCCGGTGATGCACAGTGGAGATTTTCGCAAAGTTCTACCAGTTCCAAATGGGCCACACCCGGTTTATTTGATGGTTATGGTATAAGAACCTATTCTACATTGCAAACATTCAGCGGCTCGGCATTTACACAGCTTGATCTTGCTATTACAGACCGTTTGCACCTGCTGGGCGGCCTGCGCTATAACTATGATTATAAAAAAGTTGATTACAGGAGAGAAACATATGGTGGATTACAAACAACAGACCCGGACCTGGTTGCGCTTAAGAAAGCGGTGTATTCAGACCAGGCGTTCAATGTAAATACAGATAACATAAATCTGTCGGGTCTGCTTTCTCTTACTTACAAGGTATCGAACAGGATAAACACCTATGCTACTTATTCCACAGCATATAAGTCAGTTGGGCTTAACCTTGGTGGCCTGCCTACTTCGAATGGTGAGGTGCTACTGGACCTTGCTACCATAAAACCTGAGCATGTGGAGCATTTTGAAATCGGCATCAAAACTACGCCGGCAGCAGGTTCTACACTTAACCTTACCTTGTTCAACACCAACATAAAAGATTACCAGACGCTGGTGCAGACAGCGGAAGTAGGTGTAAACCGCGGCTACCTGGCCAATGCAGAGAAGGTACGCATTCGTGGTGCGGAGATTGACCTTAGCTCAAGACTGAACAGCCACTTTACCGTAAATGGCGGCCTGGCTTATACAGAAGGCACTTATGTGTCTTTTACAAATGCACCGGTGCCACTGGAAGAAACAGGCGGTACGGCTACTTTCAAAGATATTTCGGGCGGCGAACTGCCGGGCATATCGAGATGGACAACAACGCTGGGTGCAGAGTTTACCACATCTGCCATCTTTATGGGCAAAGCCGGCAAGTTCTTTATTGCGGCGGATGATTACTACCGCTCCGGTTTTTCTTCCAGCCCGTCACCATCAAAATACCTGAATGTAGATGGTTACATGCTGGTGAATGCCCGTGTTGGGTTTCGCGCCAACAGTGGTATCTCTGTTTTTTGCTGGAGCAGGAACGTGCTTAACAAGAATTATTTTGAACAGTTATTACCTGCTGCAGGAAATGCGGGGCACTATGCAGCAGTGCTGGGAGACCCGAGGACATATGGTATAACGC encodes the following:
- a CDS encoding TonB-dependent receptor, which codes for MRRAFLLIVLMLPVLAFAQQTFKGKVVNDNNKGLSFASVALKNSKQGVVTDSSGNFSITIDRKPPFVLLISSVGYTPQEFIVKDAGINNVVIQLDAAFQTDTVIITSRRRREVLQDVPIPITVVTGKQVEDAGAFNVNRLKELIPSVQLYSSNPRNTALNIRGQGTTFGLTNDGIEPGVGFYVDGVYYARPAATTLDFIDVERVEVLRGPQGTLFGKNTTAGAFNVTTRRPTFKPGANFEVSYGNYGYIQAKASVTGGITKKLAGRLSFSGTQRDGLIENVRTQKFTNDLNNLGFRAQLLYTPSDKVDIIFAGDATIQRPDGYAQVIAGVAPTLRAGYRQFDSIIADLKYQLPSRNPFDRKIDHNTPWRSNNDLGGASVNIDIKLGSGTLTSTTAWRYWLWDPSNDRDFTGLAVLTYSQAPSKHHQWSQEIRYAGNISSRLNIVAGLFGISQNLKTDPYHTEESGDAQWRFSQSSTSSKWATPGLFDGYGIRTYSTLQTFSGSAFTQLDLAITDRLHLLGGLRYNYDYKKVDYRRETYGGLQTTDPDLVALKKAVYSDQAFNVNTDNINLSGLLSLTYKVSNRINTYATYSTAYKSVGLNLGGLPTSNGEVLLDLATIKPEHVEHFEIGIKTTPAAGSTLNLTLFNTNIKDYQTLVQTAEVGVNRGYLANAEKVRIRGAEIDLSSRLNSHFTVNGGLAYTEGTYVSFTNAPVPLEETGGTATFKDISGGELPGISRWTTTLGAEFTTSAIFMGKAGKFFIAADDYYRSGFSSSPSPSKYLNVDGYMLVNARVGFRANSGISVFCWSRNVLNKNYFEQLLPAAGNAGHYAAVLGDPRTYGITLRCAF